The sequence GTTTTCTGCCCAGTGCCTCAGAGTTTCAGCATAATGAGGTTTAAGATTCTCGCAATGAGCAACCGTTAGCTTTGCAGCCCAGAGTTCTTGGGTTAATTCGTGAAGCTGGGGTAAATAGCCGCCAGGGAAAATATATTTAGCAACCCAAGCACCAAGTCGTTCTTTTCCTTGGGTGGCAATTGTATGCAGTAAGCCTACTCCATCGGGAGTTAAAAGTTCTGATGCTTTGTGCATAAACGTTGTAAAACTGTCTTTACCAACGTGTTCAAACATGCCGATGCTGACAAATTTATCGTATTGCCCTTTTATTTCTCGATAATCGGCAATCTTGATTTCGATTTTATCGCTTAAACCTTTTTGTTCAATTCTTTGTTTGGCTAATGCAGCTTGTTCTAGGCTTAGGGTAATACCCGTTCCCGAAATGCCATAGTTCTCGGCAGCATAAATCAGCATTCCACCCCATCCACAACCAATATCAATTAAAGATTCTCCCGGTTGCAATGCCAGCTTTTTACAAATTAATTCGTATTTTTGCAGCTGCATCTGTTCGAGGGTATCAGTTTCTTTCATCTGATATCCACAGGAATAGGTCATTGTAGGATCGAGGAAATACTGATAAAAATCGTTTCCTACGTCATAATGATGCTGTACGTTCTTACGACTGTTTTGAATGTTAGTAGGTACAGTTCGCAAACGTTGAGTTAATACCTTGATCAATAAGGGAATTGTTACTCGCTGACTGGCTTTTGAGTAGACATTATTGCGAAACAGCAAGCCAATCATTTCAGCGAGCTTATCGTTTTCCTCATCCCACCAGCCTTCCATGTAAGCTTCACAAAAACCAAGTGCGCCAAATGCCAAAGCGCGGTCATAAGTATCGGGATTATAAACTTTTAAAATTAGTGGCTCAGAAGATTCTTCGCCAAAGTGGAAAGCTGTACCAAATGGATTAATAACTGTCAGGTTGCCTTCTTTAATTAAAGTGAAAAGCTGATAAAGATAGCGTTCCCCACTAGGTAGCTTAGAAAGAATATTGCTCCAATTCTGGCTTGAAGCAGAGATTTTATCTTGTGTTTTTTGTAAATTTGGCGCTTGAGTTTGTGTCATTTATATAGCTTCCCTGTTATTTAAATCAAAAGGAAATAAGTAAAGAGGAAATAGATATTGCCTGCTATAAGGTTTGAGAAACCGGGTTTATTTTAGACTAACTAAAATAATATTAATTATCCCACCAATAGAAACCCGGTTTCTGCAATACCCCAGCTTCCAGTAACCTTGTAAAAATTATTTCTGCGGAAGTTTTACGTTGGTTGCTAATCCAAGAAATTGTAGCAGTCTAATAGTCATCCAAGTCATATCAATTTCCCACCATTGCAAACCATGACGAGCCGAATATTGAAAAGCATGATGATTGTTGTGCCAACCTTCACCAAAAGTCAGCAGAGCAACCCACCAACAATTAGTAGAGCGGTCGCCCGAATCGTGATTGCGATAGCCAATCGTATGACAAACACTGTTGACGAACATAGTAGAGTGAATTCCCACAAACAAGCGTACAAAAATTCCCCAAACTACAAAAGACCATCCACCCAGCAAATACAGCACAACTCCTAATGCGACTTGCAGTTCAATATAATAACGATGGCAAAAACGATAAAATTGGTCGTCGGCAATATCTTTCGTCATCCGTGGAAGTTCCGGTCGAGCCGGAACCGTATGCATTAACCAGCCGATGTGACTCCACCAGAAACCTTCATTGGGTGTATGAGGATCTCCTTGTTCATCGGAATGTAAATGATGTACTCGGTGATATCCAACCCAGCCAAATACACCTCCCTGAAGAGCTAAAGTACCGCACAAAATCAAAAAATACTCAAGCCATTTAGGAACTTGTAGACTTCTATGAGTTGCTAACCGATGAAATCCAAAAGCAATTCCCAAACCAATAGTCATCCAGTGTAATAACACTGCGACTCCTACAGCAGCCCAGCTAAAGTTACTGGGTAAGAATGCTAATAATACTGCTAAATGAAGTATGACAGTGAAAATAATCACCTTCAATCTAGGAGAAGGTGGATTTAATTGAGGTAAAGAAGCTGGAGATAAATTGGTAGTCATGAATTTTTTTGCTTTACACCTACTTGATTCAACATCATTTCTCGCTACTTAATATCGGGTTCGCTTCAGACTTAGATTAGAACCCGCTACCAAGCAATTCTCAGATATCCTCTTAATACTTATGCGGCGACAACGGAAAATTTGACGTTCGACACCCCTATTCTCCCTAATCTCTATTTTTGATTAGAGCTTTGCATACTATCGGTCTTTAAATAAGCAAAGATTGATTTTGCTGGAATTTTCTTTATAATTCGCTGCTGCATAGTCAGCGACTTTCCCCTCGATTACATTTTCAACAATTTGACGATAATCAATATCATGCTCTAAAAGAGTGTACATAGTTAGGTAAGATTTTTATAACCTTGTAAAAATACTAAAAATATTTCGCAAACCAAGGATATAGAAATCTTGGTAAACATCGCCGAATTGGTTATTTGAAGCTGAAATCCGAGATTTGAAGATTTTAAGTACCAATATATTTTGACCTGTGGAAAAATGTATGCATTTATACAATTTGTTTGACTGTTGCGGCAAAAACGATAACAAAATACGTTTATAAGGTCAAGAAAATCTCCATCTACAATCGTTTGCTTTAAACAAGTCTATTGAACGTTAATATAAGGGATTTTGAAATTACTGCTTAAATTACTGCGGTCTAACTTTTTGTATAGTTGGCAATAAGGCTAATTTAGGGTAGAGAGCAGTAAAAAACTTCAGCAGAAAGCAGGATAAAAATATATTTTTATTGTTGTTACAACATTATTGATGTATTTGTTCCCAGAAATGTTTCCTTTTAAATCCGTATTTTAGGCTATGACTGGTTTTGTAAGCCATTAATTAGACTCATATTCAGCGTCAATCAACAGAAACTAGTTTTTTAAAGTTTTAAGTTCAATCTTGAAGTTAGGAAGTACTGAATTTTTCATCATATATCGCTGTATCTCTGTTTCTCAGTATTTAAAAGTTTTTTTATAATCTTGGTTTAAAACTTTTGTATTATCCCTCAAGGTTGAGATTCAATTTATACAATACAAACAGCTAGAAATTCTTTTCAGCGTTTAGACGTAGTAAATACATTGACTGCATTAATTTTTCAAATATTATTAGGACTTATGCAACAGGCACATTTTTGTGTAGGTTGTTTGTACGCTGACTCCCAAATAAAGGTATTAATAAAGCCCTGAGAACAAGACACCATCCGAGTCTTATGACAATTGCGTCAGTCGCGATTATAAATTTGCTTACCTAGAAAATATATGTATCGATGGTGTAAACATAAAATTTA comes from Rivularia sp. PCC 7116 and encodes:
- a CDS encoding class I SAM-dependent methyltransferase, producing MTQTQAPNLQKTQDKISASSQNWSNILSKLPSGERYLYQLFTLIKEGNLTVINPFGTAFHFGEESSEPLILKVYNPDTYDRALAFGALGFCEAYMEGWWDEENDKLAEMIGLLFRNNVYSKASQRVTIPLLIKVLTQRLRTVPTNIQNSRKNVQHHYDVGNDFYQYFLDPTMTYSCGYQMKETDTLEQMQLQKYELICKKLALQPGESLIDIGCGWGGMLIYAAENYGISGTGITLSLEQAALAKQRIEQKGLSDKIEIKIADYREIKGQYDKFVSIGMFEHVGKDSFTTFMHKASELLTPDGVGLLHTIATQGKERLGAWVAKYIFPGGYLPQLHELTQELWAAKLTVAHCENLKPHYAETLRHWAENFTENRDKIASLGATYDERFCRMWYLYLQSSETSFRYGSLGVYQLLFFKGKPWRLDIPLNFSMK
- a CDS encoding fatty acid desaturase, with protein sequence MTTNLSPASLPQLNPPSPRLKVIIFTVILHLAVLLAFLPSNFSWAAVGVAVLLHWMTIGLGIAFGFHRLATHRSLQVPKWLEYFLILCGTLALQGGVFGWVGYHRVHHLHSDEQGDPHTPNEGFWWSHIGWLMHTVPARPELPRMTKDIADDQFYRFCHRYYIELQVALGVVLYLLGGWSFVVWGIFVRLFVGIHSTMFVNSVCHTIGYRNHDSGDRSTNCWWVALLTFGEGWHNNHHAFQYSARHGLQWWEIDMTWMTIRLLQFLGLATNVKLPQK